Part of the Gemmatimonas sp. genome is shown below.
CCGTGGGATACGCGGCGCGCGTGCGCTGCACCACATGCTCGATGCCGGCCATGGTGGACAGGTCGGCCTCGAGCGCAATGACGGTCACCCCGAGGGCGCTCAACCGAGTGCGTGCCTCGCGAATGGCGGCGCCGTCACGGGAACAGATGACGAGGTCCACGCCCTCTCGCGCCAGCTCCTCGGCCGTGGCGTAGGCAATGCCACGACTGGCGCCGCACACGAGCGCCACCTTTCCCTGGATACCGAGATCCATCAGCCCTGCCCGCCGTTGCTCATGGGCACGCCCGTGCGCAGGTAACCGTCGCTCTTGTCGATCCAGTCCTGCCGCGGCGGGTTGAAGATGTCCACGTCGAGGGTGTCCTCGAGCGCCTCGGCGCGATGCCGCACCATGCTGGGAATCACCAGCACTTCACCCGCACGCACATCCGTGAACGTCGCACCCGGGTTGTCGGCGTGCTCACCGATCCAGAAGCGCAGGGCCCCGCTCAGAATGTAGGTGATCTGCTCGTTCACGTGATCGTGCGCGGGTACAATGGCGCCCTGCTTGAGATACACGTGGGCCAGCATCTGCCGGTCCGTGTAGATCAGGCGCCGGCCGATCAGCGGCGTGAGCTCCTCGACGGCCAGGTCGTCCCAGGAGAGCTTGCGAACGTCGGTCATGTGCAGGGATGAAGGCAGGGTGGGCAGGTGGGGCGCGCCGCCCGAGGGGCGGGGCGGACGAACAACAGCGGGGGATACCGAAGGGGGGCGAGGGGGCGCGGCCACCCGCAGGAGCGGCGCCGGCGGGCCAAAGCTGGCGGCGGCGGCGAGTGCCGCCTGTTTGCGTGCTGCCGCCTTCTTGTTCTCTTTGCGGAGGTCCCAGAACATCCAACCGCAGAAGAGCATCCCGGCGCCGAATGTCAGCAGCGTATCGTACGGCAGCATCAGGAAGCGGCCCCGACCCTCAGCGCTCGGCCACGTAGACCGCCTGCTGCGTGAATCGCGGCTGCTCGATTTCCTGAAGGAGCACCCGCGCCAGCGTGGCGCGCGACACCTGGCTGCCGGCGCCCATGGACAGGGTGCTGTCGACCTGCACCTTGTCGGTCGCCGACGTGTCGGTCAGCGTGCCTGGCTTCACGACCGTCCATCCGTCGAGTCGGCTGGCGCGTATCAGTCGCTCCTGTTCGTCCCGGTCTTCCATCATGCCGTCGTGCGCCGACCGACGGGCGAACAGGTTCTTGAGCTTCATGGTGAGCCCCATGTTGCCGGCGCTCTCCCCCACCATCGCCCCGGTCACCACCAGCAGGCGTGACTGCTCGAGTGTCTTCATGGTGCTCACCACCAGCTTCGTGGCGGCGGCAAGGTACGGCACGCGGGCGTCATGCTTGTGCCCCAGCAGCACCACCGCCACATCGGCGCCGCGCAACACTTCGCGCACGGCGGTGGGGTCGGCCAGCGATCCGACGATGACCGTGGCATTTTCCGGCACCTGTTCGGCCGGCTTCGCCCGGTAGTGCAGGCGCAGGGCATGCCCGGCCGCCGCCGCGACGCCAATGAACTGGTGCCCAAGCCGACTCGAGGCTCCGTACACCCCAATGATCATCGCGACGCCTCGGTGTGACAGGCAGGCGGTCGGGCGCAGGGCGCTCGGCGAGTCCCGGCGTTCTGTGCTAGTATGGAAAAAAGCGCCATCCCACAACATGCACCCGCAACCCGCCGGACCGCCATGACAGTGCAACCTGCCGCCGTCCCCACCGACATCGAGATCGCCCAGCAGGCGGTCATACGCCCGATTCGCGACGTGGCCGCCGATCTGGGGCTGGAGGAGGACGACATTGACCTGTACGGAAAGTACAAGGCCAAGCTGCCGCTCTCCCTGGCGGCCGCCCCGGCCAAGGGACGACTGGTGCTCGTCACTGCCATCAACCCCACGCCGGCGGGCGAGGGCAAGAGCACCGTGAGCGTGGGGCTCTCCCAGGCGTTCCGGCGCCTCGGGCACAACGCCATCCTCTGCATGCGCGAGCCGAGCCTCGGCCCGGTATTCGGCGTCAAGGGGGGCGCAGCGGGGGGCGGGTATTCGCAGGTGCTGCCCATGGACGACATCAATCTGCACTTCACCGGCGACTTCCACGCCATCGCCAGTGCCCATGCGCTGTTGTCGGCGATGATCGACAATCACCTCTACCACGGCAACGCGTTGGGGATCAACCCCAAGGGCATCACGTGGCCGCGCACGATCGACATGAACGACCGCGCCCTGCGCACCGCCATCATTGGCGTGGGCACCGGCAACGGGACCATGCGCGAGGAGCGGTGGGTGATCATTCCCGCCAGCGAAATCATGGCCATTGTGGCACTGGCCGCCGACGCGGACGACCTCGAGCAGCGGCTCGGCAACATCATCGTCGGCACCACGTTGGGCAAGGACAAGAAGCCGGTGTACGCGCGGGATCTCGGCGCCACCGGCGCCATGACGCTGCTGCTCAAGGATGCGCTGCGCCCCAATCTCGTGCAGACGCTCGAAGGGGGGCCCGCCATCCTGCACGCGGGCCCGTTCGGCAACATTGCGCACGGCTGCAACTCGCTCGTGGCCACACGGGCGGGGCTGGCGCTCGGCGACATCGTGGTCACCGAGGCAGGGTTCGGCAGCGATCTGGGCGCCGAGAAGTTCTTCGACATCAAGTGCCGGGCCGGGGGACTCACCCCCGAAGCCGCAGTGCTCGTGGCCACGGTGCGCTCACTCAAGATGCAGGGTGGTGTCCCCAAGCCCGAACTCGATCGCGAGAATGTGGGCGCCCTCGAGCGTGGGCTGCCCCATGTGGCGCACCATGTGCGCAATGTGCAGCAGTTCGGCGTGCCGGTGGTGGTGGCCATCAACCGGCGCACCAGCGACAGTGCGGCGGAGCTCGAGCTGGTGCGCACTTTCGTGGAGCAGCTCGGGGTGCCGGTGGCGCTTTGCAATGTGTGGGCCGAGGGCGGGGCGGGCGGCGAAGCGCTCGCGCGCGAAGTGCTCACGCTGCTGGAAAGCCGACGCGCGGCGTTCCGTCCGCTGTACGACACCAGCCGCCCCATTCGCGAGAAGATCCGCACGGTGGCCCAACAGGTCTACGGCGCCGACGGGGTGGACTTTTCCAGTGCCGCGGAAAAGAGCATCGACTGGCTCGAGGCCAATGGACTGGGCCACACGCCGGTGTGCATGGCGAAAACGCAGTACTCACTCACCGATGACGCCTCGCGCCTGAACGTGCCCACCGGGTTCCGCATCACGGTGAACGAAGTGTACGGCAGCGCCGGCGCCGGATTCGTGGTGGCCAAGTGCGGCGACATCATGACCATGCCCGGCCTGGCCAAGAAGCCCGCGGCCGAAGGCATGCGCCTGCGCCCCGACGGGACGATCGAGGGGCTCAGCTGAGCGACGCCGCCAACCTCAATCCAGCAGCTGCACGGCGCCACTGCCGCGGGTGAGATTGGCCACCGTCGTGGCGAGTGCCGCCACCGACGCGCGGGGCAGCTTCACCGTGAAGCCAGCCTGTTCGCGGAAGTCCTGCGACAGGACCTCCGCGTCGAGGGTGGGCAACAGCTGCTGGATGGCGCCGATGTGGGCGTAGCCCACGGCGAACCGTACGCGCACCGTGTCGACATGCACGACCGTAGGGAGCGACGCCAGCGCCTCCTGCACCGCCCCGCCGTAGGCCTTCACCAGCCCGCCGGTGCCCAGCTTCGTGCCACCGTAGTAGCGGGTGACCACCGCCGCGATGTCCCCGAGGCCGCTGTGCTGCAGCACCGTGAGCATCGGCCGACCGGCGGTGCCGTGCGGCTCGCCGTCGTCGCTGAGGCCGATGCGATCGGTGCTGCCGGGGGCGCCGATCAGATACGCCCAGCAGTTGTGCGTGGCGTCCGCGAACTCGGCCCCCATGGCCTTGATGAACGCCTGCGCCTCGTCGATGCGGGTGGTCGGCGCGACGGTGCAGATGAAGCGACTGCGGTCGATCACCTGCTCCACACGGTGGGGGCCGCGGGGCATGGGGTACCGCACGTCATCCATGCGGCGGCAGTGGCTTACTTGTAGGGGCTGTCGTTCCGGGCGCCACCGCCGCCGCCACCGCCACCGGGACGGCGCGGACCACGACGACGACGGGCGCCGCCCTTGGGCGCCTCGCCGGCCACGGGCGTCGAGCGATTGCCGGCGGCCGGCGCAGAACGCGGCCCCCGCTCGGTCTTCGCCGGCTTGGCCGTGCGCCGCGCCGCCTCGGCGTCCTGCGCTGCCGTTCGGCGCGCCGCCTTCTCCGCCGCGCGCGCGCGATCCTCCGCCTTCTTCTTGCGAATTTCGGCGATGCGCTCGGCGATGGGCACCTCGAGCTTCGCCTGCGGCTTGGCCGTGTAGTCGAAGTCCGGCACGGTGACCCGTGGCAGCTGCTTCTTGATGGCGCGCTCGATGAGCTTGAGTTCGCCCTCTTCTTCCGGGCTGACGAAGGTGAAGGCCTCACCGGTCGCTTCGGCGCGCGCGGTGCGCCCCACGCGGTGGATGTAGTCCTCCGCCGCCACCGGCACATCGAAGTTCACCACATGGCCCAGTGCCTCCACATCAATGCCGCGCGCGGCAATGTCGGTGGCAACGAGCACCTGATACGTGCCGTCCTTGAAGCCGGCGAGTGCCTGTGTGCGCTGGCTCTGCGAGCGGTTGCCGTGAATGCGCTCGGCCTTGATGCCGGCCGTGACGAGTTGGCTGGCCAACCGGTTCGCGCGGTGCTTGGTGCGGGTGAACACCAAGGCCTGCGGCATGTCGCCACGCTTGAGCAACGCCACCAGCAGGGCGCTCTTGAGGTCCTGCGACACCGGGTACACCGCCTGCGTGATCCCCTTGGCCGGGGCGGCCTGACGCTGAAGGTTGAGGGTGGCCGGCTTGTTGAGCATCTCCTGCGCGAGCGCCGCAATTGGCGGCGGCATGGTCGCGCTGAAGAACAATGTTTGCCGCTTGGTCGCCGGCAGGTGCCGCAGGATCTTCTTGATTTCGGGGAGGAAGCCCATGTCGAGCATGCGATCGGCCTCGTCGAGCACGAGGAACTCGAGGGCGTCCAGCTTGGCGTACGACTGCCGGAAGTGATCGAGCAAGCGGCCTGGCGTGGCCACCATGACATCCACGCCACTGCGGAAGGCGTGCTCCTGCGGCCCCATGCCCACCCCGCCGAACACGGCGGCCCCGGTGAGCGGAGTATGTGTGGCCACATCGTTGAAGCTCTGCACGATCTGGGCGGCCAGTTCACGCGTGGGCGTGAGCACCAGGGCGCGTGTCTTGCCACGCGGCCGCGTCATGAGATGATGCAGGATGGGAAGCAGGAAGGCGTACGTCTTGCCGCTGCCGGTCATGGCGCAGGCCAGCAGGTCGCGCCCCTCGAGTGCCGGCGGGATACTCTCGCCCTGAATGGGCGTGGGCCGGGCGAAGCCGAGGTCCTTGAGGCCTTGCAGAAGACTCGGGTGCAGCTGAAGCGAAGTAAACGTGTGTGAAGCAGTCACGAAGTCTGGTCTGGATAGTTTGTGTTCGTCAAAGCTCGCCGATTGCTCTAGCCGACGCCATGCCCGCGGCCGGATATTGGCGCATGACCCGTTTCACTGTCCGTGCGTCGCGGTCTCACCGGTGGCGCGTAATCGCGTGCAGCATACTCGCTTGCGGCGTGTTGACCGCCGTGCCGCCGGCGGTGCCGGCGCAATCGCCACCGCCCGCCGCTCCCGCGGTGCGGCCCAATGTGGTCCTCATCATCACCGATGATCTGGGCTTCGCCGACATCGGGCCGTACGGCGCCACCGACGTGCGCACGCCGCATCTCGACCGTCTGGCGCGCGAGGGGACGCGCTTCACGCAGTTCTACGCCAACGGCGTGCTGTGCACCCCCACGCGCGCCGGCCTCATTACCGGACGCTATCAGCAGCGCTACGGCCTCGAGGTGCCACTTGGCGGGCCGGCCTCCGGTGAACGTGGTGGCCTGGTGCCGACGGGCACCTCGCTGCCGCAGCTGCTGCGGGCCAACGGGTACACCACCGCCCTCGTGGGCAAGTGGCACCTGGGCTACGCGCCAACGATGTCCCCGGGGGCGCATGGCTTCGACTGGTTCTGGGGGCTCAAGAGCGGATATCACGACTACTACCAGCACACGGACGGTGCCGGACTCCCCGACCTGTACGAAAACGACACCCCCATTCGGGCGGAGGGGTACAGCACCGATCTCATTGCGCAGCAGGCCGTGGCCTTCGTTGAGCGGGAACGTCACCGCCCCTTCTTCATCGACGTCGCCTTCAACGCGCCGCACTGGCCCTTCCAGCCACCCGATCATCCCAGCGTGGCCCGCGCCAATGGCCGACTCCTGAGCCCCAGCGATTCGGCGGCGGGGACGCGTGCCGATTATGTGGCGATGGTGGAGCGTCTGGACCGCGGGGTGGGAACGATTCTGCGCGCGCTCGACCGGCTGGCGCTGCGCGAACGCACCATCGTGATCTTCACCAACGACAACGGCGGCGAGTGGCTCTCGAACAACGGCCCCTTCTTCAACCGCAAGTACACCGTGTGGGAAGGCGGCATTCGAGTGCCCACGATTGTGCGGTGGCCGGGGCGGGTCCCCGCCAATGCGCGCACGGCGCAGGTGGGCATCACCATGGATCTGACCGCGTCGGTGCTCGCGGCAACCGCGACCCCCGTGCCCGATTCCGCTCGCCTCGAGGGCATCGATCTCTTCCCGGTGCTGCGCGGCGCACGGCCCATTGTGCCCCGCACGCTCTTCTGGCGGTCGACCTTCGAAGGCCGGACGCAACGCGCCGTGCGCGACGGCCGCTGGAAGTATGTGCGCGATGCCAATCATGATTTCGTGTTCGACCTGAGTACCGACACCGGGGAGCGCCGCGATCTCACGCGCACGCACCCAGAAATCGCCCGCCGGCTTCGGCAGCGCCTGCTCGCCTGGGAGCAGGAGGTCGATACCGAAGCCCATTCCCGCCGGGTCACGCACGGCGACCCGAAGGAGCCTTGATGCACTGGCCGCTCTCCCCCCGCACGCCGGTGGCGCTGCTGGTCGCCCTGTTGGTGGCGACTGCTGCACCCGCCACGGCGCAAACGCCGCCCTCGGTGCGCGCCATCGAGGCCGCCCCGTTTCCGTCCGCCATGGTGGCCTCGCCACGGGGTGACCTCGTGGCCTGGGTACACAACACCGAAGGGGTACGCAGCATCTTCGTGGCCGCGGCGCCCGCGTACGCCGCCCGGCGCGTCGTGCATTTCGGGGCCGATGACGGACAGGAAGTAGCCCAGCTCGCCTTCTCCGCCGATGGACGGACGCTCTGGTTCGTTCGCGGCAGCGGTCCCAACCGTGCGGGAGAGAACCCCAACCCCACCAGCGATCCGACCGGCGCCGAGCAGGCGATCTGGCGGGTGCGACTCGACGCGAACGGGGCCGGAGCCGAACGCGTCACCGAGGGGAGCACCCCAACGCCCGCGCCATCGGGAGAGGGGCTGCTGTTCGCGCGCCGCGGCCAGGTCATGACATTGACCACCACGGGAAGCACGGGGGAAGCCGCACCACTCTTCCGCATGCGTGGGAGCGCGAGTGAATTCCGCTGGTCTCCCAACGGCGACATGGTGGCTGTGGTGTCGAGCCGCGGGACGCACGCCTATGTGGGCGTGTACGACCTGCGGGCGAAGAGCCTGCGGTGGATGTCGCCCAGCACCGACACCGACGGTTCGCCGGTGTGGTCGCCCGACGGCACGCGGCTGGCTTTCCTGCGACAGCCCTACGAACGACGCCGCATGATCTTCCTGGCGGTGCGCACGGCCCAGCCGTGGAGCATTCAGGTGGCCAATGTCGCCACCGGCGTGGCCTCGCCGGTGTTTCGTGCGTCCCCCGGCACCGGCTCCGCCTTCTGGCCCATGCAGGCGGAAACGCAGCTGCTCTGGAGCGCCGACGACCGCCTCGTGTTTCCGTGGGAGCGCGACGGGTTCCTGCACCTGTACAGTGTGCCGGCAGCAGGTGGCGCCTATACCCAGCTCGATCGCGGCCCGCACGAGGTGGAATTCGTCACGCTCGACCGCACGCGCACCCAGCTGCTCTTCAACTCCAACCAGGGTGATCGTGATCGCCGGCACCTGTGGCGTGTGAGTCCTGCCGGCGGCAATGCGCCCACGCCCCTCACCGGCGGGGCCAGCATCGAGTGGATGCCCACGCCACTGGCCGACGGCAGTGTGGCCTTCCTGCGGAGCGATGCACGGCTGCCGGCGCATGCGTCCATCATCACGGCCACGGGCACCACGTTCGCCGCCGCCCGGTATCTCGCCCCCGAAACCATGCCGGCTGACTTCCCCAGCCGGGAGCTCGTGGTGCCGAGCGCCGTGGACATCACGGCGGCCGACGGCATCACGAGTCATGCGCAGCTGTTCCTGCCACCGGCCGGTCGGTTCAGTGGCAGGCGGCCGGCCATCATCTTCCTGCATGGCGGCTCGCGCCGGCAGATGCTGCTGGGATGGAACTACGGGGCGTACTACCACCACGCGTACGCCTTCAACCAGGCACTCGCCCTGCGCGGATGGGTGGTGCTCTCGCTCAACTTCCGCAGCGGCATCGGCTACGGACGCGACTTCCGCGAAGCGCTCGACTACGGCGCCGGCGGCGCCAGTGAGTACCGCGATGTGGTGGCCGCCGCGCGGTGGCTGCGTGCGCGCGCCGACGTGGACACCGGCAAGGTCGCGCTGTGGGGAGGCAGTTACGGCGGCTATCTCACCGCCCAGGGGCTGTCACGCAACCCCGAACTCTTTGCGGCCGGCGTGGACGTGCACGGCGTGCACGATTGGAACGTGGGGATCCAGACGTTCCTCACCGACTACAACGCGCTCGAGGAGCCGGCCGCCTCCCGCCTGGCGTTCCTGTCGTCACCGCTCTCGCAGGTGCGCCAGTGGAAGGACCCGGTCCTGCTCATTCACGGGGACGACGATCGCAACGTGCGCTTCATCGAGACGCTCACGCTCATACAGCGGCTGCGCGCGCAGAATGTGCCCGTGGAACAGCTGGTGCTGCCCGACGAGATTCACGGCTTCCTGCGGCACGAGTCATGGATGCGCGTGTTCGAATCGGCCCTCGACTTCCTCGACCGGCGGGTGCTGCGGCAGAAGTGAGCGGTGAGATGCGAGCGGTGCGTGGGCGAGTCGACCATGGAGCTGGAGCATTGAGCCCGGATCGCCGTCAGCCCGTGGCGGCGATCTCTTCGCCCGGATTGATGAACTGGTCCTGCTCGAGCTGGTACTGCCGGTTGTACAGATCGCGATAGCGTCCGCCCAGCGCGAGCAGTGCGGCGTGGGTGCCACGCTCCACGATGCGCCCCTTCTCCAGCACGAGAATCTGGTCGGCACTGGTGATCGTGCTGAGGCGGTGCGCAATCACGAAGGTCGTGCGTCCGGCGCGGAGACGGCGCAGCCCCTCTTGAATGAGGTGCTCACTCTCCGAATCAAGACTCGAGGTGGCTTCGTCGAGGATGAGCACCCGCGGGTCGGCCAGGATGGCGCGGGCGATCGCCACGCGCTGCCGCTGTCCGCCCGACAGTTTCACGCCGCGCTCGCCCACGATCGTGTCGTACTGCTGCGGGAAGCCCATGATGAAATCGTGGGCATTGGCGATCTTGGCCACGGCCATGATCTCCTCGTCGGTGGCGCCCGGCTTGGTGAAACCGATGTTGTCGCGCACGGTGCCGTCAAAGAGGAAGTTGTCCTGCATGACCACGCCCAGATGGCGGCGATAGTCGCGCAGCTTGAGCTCGCTGACCGGCGTACCATCCACACGGATGCGCCCCTGCTGCGGCTGCGCAAAGGCCATGATGAGCGAGATCATGGTGCTCTTGCCACTGCCACTCGAGCCCACCAGCGCCGTCGTGGTGCCCGCCGGTGCATCGAAACTCACATGCTGCAGCACGGGCACGTCCGGCTCGTACTCGAAGGTGACGTCCTCGAACTGCACGTGCCCCACCACGGCGGGGACCGCCTGCTTGGCCGCGTCCTCCTGGTCCTCGGTGGCCATGTCACGCAGTTCGCGAATGCGATCGAGGCCCGCGAAGGCTTCGGTGATCTGCGTGCCGATGCTGGCAATCGAAATGAGCGGTGCCGTGACCATGCCGATGAACACCACGAACGTGATGAGGCTGCCCAGCGTCATGCGGCCGCGAATGACATCCCCACCGCCCACGTACATCACGATCACGCCGATCACGCCCACCACCCCGAGTCCCAGCGTACCGGTGAGCGACGTGCCGGTGATCGTCTTCGCGATATTCTGGAAGAGACGCTGCACCCCCTGGCCAAACACCTGCTTTTCCCGTTCCTCGGCGGTGTACACCTTGATGAGACGGATGCCGCCCAGCGTTTCCGTGAGCCGGCCGGTCACTTCGGCCTGAATGACACTGCGCTCACGAAAGATGGGACGGAGGCGCTTGAAGGCGATGCTCATGCCGGCGCCGAAGAGGGCCAACGGGAGCACCGTGGCGAGGGTGAGCTTCCAGTTGAGATAGAGGAGCACGCCCATGGCCCCGATGGCGCTGAGGATGCCGCCGGTGAGCTGGATGAGCCCCGTGCCGATGAGATTGCGGATCCCCTCGGGGTCGCTCATGACCCGGCTCACCAGAACGCCACTCTTGGTGCTGTCGAAGTAGCGTACCGGCAGGCGAATGAGGTGCCCCTGCACCTCCTCGCGCAGCTGGGCGATGGCCTGCTGCGCCGCCACGCTCACCACCTGCGACAGGGCGTAGCCGGTCACGGACTGCACAAGGGTCGCGGCGAGGCCGGCGAGCGCGACATAGCCGAGCAGCCGCAGGTCGCCCTGCGGCAGCGCCTCGTCGAGCACCCGCTTCGTGCTGTAGGGGAGCACGAAGCTCGAGGCGCGACTGATGAGCATGAGCACGAGGCCGATGCCCACCGAGCGGCGATGCTGTATGATGAGCGCACGGGCTTCGCCCCAGGCTCGGCGGCTGTCGTACTTCGGCTTCTTGGGTGCGGCAGGGGGAGGAACCATCGTCGGAATTTAGTCGCGATGTCCCGCCCTCGTCGTGCGACAGAAAGATCATTATCACGTCAGTAACACGCCAGCATAAGCGTGTCATTCATTCATCCTGAACCAGGTTCGGGGCTGCCGTTTCGCGGGCGAGGCGCGGGCGAGGCGCGGGCGAGGTGCGGGCGAACGGTTCCGCCCCCCGATACGTTCACGCCGGTAGGAGCACGTCGCGAGGCGCGCGTCTGGTTTGGTCCCCCGCGGCGACCTCCGGTAGTTTACGGAGTGACCCGCTCCCCATCGGAACTGCATGTTCATACCAAATAAAGAAACGCTGGCCAAGGTCGAGGTGCTCGCCGACCTCGAGAAGGACGTGGACGAGTTGATGACGGCGCACGAAGCCAAGCGCGTGCTGTGGTTCCCGTCCGAACTGCTCGCCCCCGAGCCGGACACGGACCCCGATCTGCACGTGCGGCAGCTGCGCGAGCGGGCCCGTGGCATCAGCATGCCCGCCCGGGTGGCCCTGGCGCTGAATACCCTCACCGAAGAGGGGTTGCCGCATTTCCATCGCCTGCTCGCCACCTACCTGGGGGGCGACACCTTCTGGGCCAAGTGGAACAACCTCTGGACTGCCGAGGAAGACCGGCACGGGGCGGTGCTGCATGACTACGCGCACGACAGCCGCATCCTCGACAATCCCGTGCTCGAGCGCATGCAGTTCGAGTACCTGAAGGCGGGCTTCGAGCCGGAATGGGACAAGGACCCGTACCGGGTGTTCGTCTATACGTCGCTGCAGGAGCGCGCCACGCAGGTGAGCCACGCCAACACCGGCAAGCTCGCCGGTGAGTACGAGCCGCTCATCGGCGAAGTCCTGGCCAACGTGGCCAAGGAAGAAGCGCGGCACTACGTGTTCTACCGCGAGATCTTCAAGCGCGTGCTCGAGCGCGACGCCAGCAACGCCATGGTGTCGGCGTCGCTGATCATGCCCAGCATCGAGATGCCGGGGGTGAGCATGCCGCACTTCCGCGAGATGGCCGACGTGATCCGCCGCGCGGGCATCTACGGGCCGCGCGACTACATCCGGATCGTCGAGGATCTCATCAAGTTCTGGGCGCTCGACAAGGTCGAGGGGCTCAACGAAGCGGGGAAAAAGGCGCAGGAAAAGATCATGGCCATCACGGCGCGCCTCGAACGCGTGGCCGACATGATGGAGACGCGCAGCAAGGCCAAGACCTTCGCCTTCAACGTCGCCTTCGCGCGCGAATTCGCGATGGACTGACACGCACGGCGCGAGCACCGGCCGCAAGGCGGGGGACGGTTGGCGCCGCACCGGCGCGAACGCCGTCCCCCGCGTTCGTCTTCAGCCGGAGTTCCTGAGCCCCGCCGCAATGCCGTTGATGGTGATGTGGATGCCGCGTCGGACGAACTCGTCCACCGCCGCCCCCGCCTCGGCGGTTTCCCGATGCCGCTGCA
Proteins encoded:
- a CDS encoding DEAD/DEAH box helicase, whose protein sequence is MTASHTFTSLQLHPSLLQGLKDLGFARPTPIQGESIPPALEGRDLLACAMTGSGKTYAFLLPILHHLMTRPRGKTRALVLTPTRELAAQIVQSFNDVATHTPLTGAAVFGGVGMGPQEHAFRSGVDVMVATPGRLLDHFRQSYAKLDALEFLVLDEADRMLDMGFLPEIKKILRHLPATKRQTLFFSATMPPPIAALAQEMLNKPATLNLQRQAAPAKGITQAVYPVSQDLKSALLVALLKRGDMPQALVFTRTKHRANRLASQLVTAGIKAERIHGNRSQSQRTQALAGFKDGTYQVLVATDIAARGIDVEALGHVVNFDVPVAAEDYIHRVGRTARAEATGEAFTFVSPEEEGELKLIERAIKKQLPRVTVPDFDYTAKPQAKLEVPIAERIAEIRKKKAEDRARAAEKAARRTAAQDAEAARRTAKPAKTERGPRSAPAAGNRSTPVAGEAPKGGARRRRGPRRPGGGGGGGGARNDSPYK
- a CDS encoding YigZ family protein — its product is MPRGPHRVEQVIDRSRFICTVAPTTRIDEAQAFIKAMGAEFADATHNCWAYLIGAPGSTDRIGLSDDGEPHGTAGRPMLTVLQHSGLGDIAAVVTRYYGGTKLGTGGLVKAYGGAVQEALASLPTVVHVDTVRVRFAVGYAHIGAIQQLLPTLDAEVLSQDFREQAGFTVKLPRASVAALATTVANLTRGSGAVQLLD
- a CDS encoding NAD(P)H-binding protein; the encoded protein is MIIGVYGASSRLGHQFIGVAAAAGHALRLHYRAKPAEQVPENATVIVGSLADPTAVREVLRGADVAVVLLGHKHDARVPYLAAATKLVVSTMKTLEQSRLLVVTGAMVGESAGNMGLTMKLKNLFARRSAHDGMMEDRDEQERLIRASRLDGWTVVKPGTLTDTSATDKVQVDSTLSMGAGSQVSRATLARVLLQEIEQPRFTQQAVYVAER
- a CDS encoding prolyl oligopeptidase family serine peptidase, which codes for MHWPLSPRTPVALLVALLVATAAPATAQTPPSVRAIEAAPFPSAMVASPRGDLVAWVHNTEGVRSIFVAAAPAYAARRVVHFGADDGQEVAQLAFSADGRTLWFVRGSGPNRAGENPNPTSDPTGAEQAIWRVRLDANGAGAERVTEGSTPTPAPSGEGLLFARRGQVMTLTTTGSTGEAAPLFRMRGSASEFRWSPNGDMVAVVSSRGTHAYVGVYDLRAKSLRWMSPSTDTDGSPVWSPDGTRLAFLRQPYERRRMIFLAVRTAQPWSIQVANVATGVASPVFRASPGTGSAFWPMQAETQLLWSADDRLVFPWERDGFLHLYSVPAAGGAYTQLDRGPHEVEFVTLDRTRTQLLFNSNQGDRDRRHLWRVSPAGGNAPTPLTGGASIEWMPTPLADGSVAFLRSDARLPAHASIITATGTTFAAARYLAPETMPADFPSRELVVPSAVDITAADGITSHAQLFLPPAGRFSGRRPAIIFLHGGSRRQMLLGWNYGAYYHHAYAFNQALALRGWVVLSLNFRSGIGYGRDFREALDYGAGGASEYRDVVAAARWLRARADVDTGKVALWGGSYGGYLTAQGLSRNPELFAAGVDVHGVHDWNVGIQTFLTDYNALEEPAASRLAFLSSPLSQVRQWKDPVLLIHGDDDRNVRFIETLTLIQRLRAQNVPVEQLVLPDEIHGFLRHESWMRVFESALDFLDRRVLRQK
- a CDS encoding sulfatase-like hydrolase/transferase, whose translation is MLTAVPPAVPAQSPPPAAPAVRPNVVLIITDDLGFADIGPYGATDVRTPHLDRLAREGTRFTQFYANGVLCTPTRAGLITGRYQQRYGLEVPLGGPASGERGGLVPTGTSLPQLLRANGYTTALVGKWHLGYAPTMSPGAHGFDWFWGLKSGYHDYYQHTDGAGLPDLYENDTPIRAEGYSTDLIAQQAVAFVERERHRPFFIDVAFNAPHWPFQPPDHPSVARANGRLLSPSDSAAGTRADYVAMVERLDRGVGTILRALDRLALRERTIVIFTNDNGGEWLSNNGPFFNRKYTVWEGGIRVPTIVRWPGRVPANARTAQVGITMDLTASVLAATATPVPDSARLEGIDLFPVLRGARPIVPRTLFWRSTFEGRTQRAVRDGRWKYVRDANHDFVFDLSTDTGERRDLTRTHPEIARRLRQRLLAWEQEVDTEAHSRRVTHGDPKEP
- a CDS encoding cupin domain-containing protein, coding for MTDVRKLSWDDLAVEELTPLIGRRLIYTDRQMLAHVYLKQGAIVPAHDHVNEQITYILSGALRFWIGEHADNPGATFTDVRAGEVLVIPSMVRHRAEALEDTLDVDIFNPPRQDWIDKSDGYLRTGVPMSNGGQG
- a CDS encoding formate--tetrahydrofolate ligase → MTVQPAAVPTDIEIAQQAVIRPIRDVAADLGLEEDDIDLYGKYKAKLPLSLAAAPAKGRLVLVTAINPTPAGEGKSTVSVGLSQAFRRLGHNAILCMREPSLGPVFGVKGGAAGGGYSQVLPMDDINLHFTGDFHAIASAHALLSAMIDNHLYHGNALGINPKGITWPRTIDMNDRALRTAIIGVGTGNGTMREERWVIIPASEIMAIVALAADADDLEQRLGNIIVGTTLGKDKKPVYARDLGATGAMTLLLKDALRPNLVQTLEGGPAILHAGPFGNIAHGCNSLVATRAGLALGDIVVTEAGFGSDLGAEKFFDIKCRAGGLTPEAAVLVATVRSLKMQGGVPKPELDRENVGALERGLPHVAHHVRNVQQFGVPVVVAINRRTSDSAAELELVRTFVEQLGVPVALCNVWAEGGAGGEALAREVLTLLESRRAAFRPLYDTSRPIREKIRTVAQQVYGADGVDFSSAAEKSIDWLEANGLGHTPVCMAKTQYSLTDDASRLNVPTGFRITVNEVYGSAGAGFVVAKCGDIMTMPGLAKKPAAEGMRLRPDGTIEGLS